From a region of the Gemmatimonas aurantiaca genome:
- a CDS encoding (4Fe-4S)-binding protein, with amino-acid sequence MHLEHHSDRFRLSMPVAAPPAEAWALLISPKGIAKWWGPHVSLDPQPGGALREVWRDDSDREVITSGTVRHHEPGHLIEFSWADDDWDASTTVRWSCEATPDGSIVHIEHAGWTALPASRREVLRQVHVEGWSRHLERFAALHELTREYPAQQLTVEWRQGRCWHSGNCVRALGVVFNPKRKPWIDTSGATDAEIESAVAKCPSGALRIRRNSGREL; translated from the coding sequence ATGCACCTCGAGCACCATTCCGACCGCTTCCGCCTCAGCATGCCGGTGGCCGCGCCTCCCGCGGAGGCCTGGGCATTGCTCATCTCGCCCAAAGGCATCGCCAAGTGGTGGGGTCCGCATGTCTCACTCGATCCGCAGCCGGGCGGCGCACTACGGGAGGTGTGGCGCGACGACAGCGATCGCGAGGTGATCACGTCGGGAACCGTGAGGCACCACGAGCCCGGACACCTGATCGAGTTCTCCTGGGCCGATGACGACTGGGACGCGTCGACCACCGTGCGCTGGTCGTGCGAGGCCACACCCGACGGGTCCATCGTGCACATCGAGCATGCCGGATGGACCGCGCTTCCCGCATCGCGACGCGAAGTGCTCCGCCAGGTGCACGTGGAAGGGTGGTCCAGACATCTGGAGCGCTTCGCGGCCCTGCACGAACTGACGCGGGAATATCCGGCGCAGCAGCTCACCGTGGAATGGCGTCAGGGACGCTGCTGGCACAGCGGCAACTGCGTACGCGCCCTTGGCGTCGTCTTCAATCCGAAACGCAAGCCGTGGATCGACACATCGGGTGCAACGGACGCCGAGATCGAGAGCGCAGTGGCAAAATGTCCGAGTGGAGCGCTGAGGATACGGCGGAACAGCGGTCGCGAGTTGTGA
- a CDS encoding Rid family detoxifying hydrolase: MSRSTAFSPRGPQAIGPYSHATWAGDLLYCSGQTPIDPTTGKLIDGDVAAQTHRVFDNLQAVVEDAGLTMDDVIKCNVYLTDMANFAAMNGAYGTRFTAPYPSRTTVAVAGLPLGAAVEIELIAKKG; encoded by the coding sequence ATGTCCCGCTCGACCGCCTTCAGCCCGCGCGGCCCTCAGGCCATCGGCCCCTATTCGCACGCCACCTGGGCGGGTGATCTGCTGTACTGCTCCGGCCAGACGCCCATCGACCCGACCACTGGCAAACTCATCGACGGTGATGTCGCCGCCCAGACCCATCGGGTGTTCGACAACCTGCAAGCCGTGGTGGAAGACGCCGGGCTGACGATGGACGATGTGATCAAGTGCAACGTCTATCTCACCGATATGGCAAACTTCGCGGCCATGAATGGGGCGTACGGGACGCGCTTCACGGCGCCGTATCCGTCGCGCACGACGGTGGCGGTGGCCGGGCTGCCGCTCGGGGCGGCGGTCGAGATCGAGTTGATCGCGAAGAAGGGGTAG
- a CDS encoding M20/M25/M40 family metallo-hydrolase, protein MRHTPTAALVAGLATATLASTFLAPASHAQRGVPRTSTPSPDAEVYLVPLTMRGDTVRVGVPANLTRRAGYDNQPMFAPDSRALFYTANLGDGHTDIWRLDLSTGLTAPVRRTVPESEYSAAPMLGDTAALAVIRVEADSTQRLWRLPLGSGAPSVILPDLKPVGYFAQPDDSTWVTFVLGSPATLQVTHTRRTGGTTGPSRTLARDIGRSLHRIPGTRFVSFVQKGAQPWHVMRLDVSSDRIDTLVALPEGTEDVTWVDSTTLLAGQDTKLLQWTRGSDTGRNAWRTVGDFGFAHLARISRLAVSPNRQWLAMVAEAQPRVATAASTSAAAKWVDRIDTARVRRAIGILAADSMEGRLTGSPGMERAARWLEREYKAAGLAPAGDSGTYRQHIPLRTAQGPNTTGRVRPAPVESWAAWNALPADQRLRTQNIAGVIRGSDPVLRDEVVLVTAHYDHIGIGRPVDGDSINNGADDDASGNVALLEIARALQNGPRPKRTILFVSITGEEVGGLGTRWYLQHPLLPLEKTVVDLNIEMIAHPDSLTGGFGRAWLTGYERSTLGDLLADNGIPLMPDPRPGQSFFTRSDNAAFARIGIPAHSLSSFNLATPYHHPKDEAGIVNVAHMARVIGATARAVRLLADGDKPTWHPGGQPEARVAR, encoded by the coding sequence ATGCGCCATACGCCCACTGCCGCCCTCGTCGCCGGCCTGGCCACCGCCACGTTGGCCAGCACCTTCCTGGCACCCGCCAGTCACGCCCAGCGCGGTGTCCCCCGCACCAGCACGCCGTCGCCCGACGCCGAGGTGTACCTGGTGCCGCTCACCATGCGGGGAGATACGGTGCGGGTCGGCGTACCGGCCAACCTCACGCGACGCGCGGGCTACGACAACCAGCCCATGTTCGCGCCCGACAGCCGCGCGCTCTTCTATACCGCCAATCTGGGCGACGGGCACACCGACATCTGGCGCCTCGATCTCTCCACCGGGCTCACCGCGCCCGTGCGGCGTACGGTCCCCGAAAGTGAATACTCGGCCGCCCCCATGCTCGGCGACACGGCGGCCCTGGCCGTGATTCGCGTGGAAGCGGACTCCACGCAGCGACTCTGGCGCCTGCCGCTGGGAAGCGGCGCACCGTCGGTCATTCTTCCGGACCTCAAGCCGGTGGGTTACTTCGCACAACCCGACGACTCCACCTGGGTGACCTTCGTGCTGGGCAGCCCCGCCACCTTGCAGGTCACGCACACGCGGCGCACCGGCGGAACAACGGGACCGTCGCGCACACTGGCACGCGACATCGGCCGCTCGCTGCATCGCATTCCCGGCACACGCTTCGTGAGTTTCGTGCAGAAAGGCGCACAACCCTGGCATGTCATGCGGCTCGACGTGAGCAGCGATCGCATCGACACGCTCGTCGCGCTGCCCGAAGGCACGGAAGACGTGACGTGGGTGGACAGCACCACGCTCCTCGCCGGGCAGGACACGAAACTGCTGCAATGGACACGCGGCAGCGACACCGGTCGCAATGCATGGCGCACGGTGGGGGATTTCGGCTTTGCGCATCTGGCGCGCATTTCGCGACTGGCCGTGAGTCCGAACCGGCAGTGGTTGGCGATGGTCGCCGAAGCGCAGCCGCGTGTGGCAACCGCCGCCAGCACCAGCGCCGCCGCGAAGTGGGTGGATCGTATCGACACCGCCCGGGTGCGTCGCGCCATCGGCATTCTCGCTGCCGACAGCATGGAAGGTCGCCTCACCGGTTCACCGGGTATGGAGCGTGCCGCGCGCTGGCTGGAACGGGAATACAAAGCCGCGGGCCTCGCCCCAGCCGGCGATTCGGGCACGTATCGCCAGCACATCCCGCTGCGCACCGCGCAGGGCCCCAACACGACTGGCCGTGTGCGTCCGGCACCCGTGGAATCGTGGGCGGCCTGGAATGCGCTGCCTGCCGATCAGCGGCTCCGCACGCAGAACATTGCCGGTGTCATTCGAGGCAGTGACCCGGTGCTGCGCGACGAAGTCGTGCTGGTCACCGCGCACTACGATCACATCGGCATCGGCCGGCCGGTGGACGGTGACTCCATCAACAACGGCGCCGACGACGATGCGTCGGGCAACGTGGCGCTGCTCGAAATCGCACGCGCCCTGCAGAACGGCCCGCGCCCCAAACGCACCATCCTCTTCGTGTCCATCACCGGCGAAGAAGTGGGCGGACTCGGCACCCGCTGGTATCTGCAGCATCCCCTGCTGCCACTCGAAAAAACGGTCGTCGATCTCAACATCGAGATGATCGCACATCCCGATTCTCTGACCGGGGGATTCGGACGCGCCTGGCTCACCGGCTACGAGCGCTCCACGCTGGGTGACCTGCTGGCAGACAACGGCATTCCGCTCATGCCCGATCCACGTCCCGGTCAGAGCTTTTTCACCCGCAGCGACAATGCGGCATTTGCACGCATCGGCATTCCGGCGCACTCGCTGTCGTCGTTCAATCTGGCCACGCCGTATCACCACCCGAAGGACGAAGCGGGCATCGTGAACGTGGCACACATGGCGCGGGTGATCGGCGCCACCGCCCGGGCCGTGCGGCTTCTCGCTGACGGTGACAAACCGACATGGCATCCGGGCGGACAGCCGGAGGCGCGAGTGGCGCGGTAG
- the msrA gene encoding peptide-methionine (S)-S-oxide reductase MsrA — translation MAADAAPDNGVVRPEEVAILAGGCFWGMEELLRAIPGVLDTDVGYTGGWLEHPTYHDTHDSKSGHAESVRIVFDPTVLSYETLLEDWFFRMHDPTTANRQGNDIGTQYRSAIFYTTEAQRETAERVKARVQSSGLWAKPIVTEIVPEARWWSAEGYHQDYLRKNPGGYSCHYMR, via the coding sequence ATGGCGGCTGACGCAGCGCCCGACAACGGGGTCGTCCGTCCGGAAGAAGTGGCCATTCTCGCCGGCGGCTGCTTCTGGGGGATGGAAGAGTTGCTGCGCGCCATTCCCGGCGTGCTGGACACCGACGTGGGGTACACGGGAGGCTGGCTCGAACATCCCACGTATCACGACACGCACGACAGCAAGAGCGGTCATGCGGAGAGTGTGCGTATCGTGTTCGATCCGACCGTGCTGAGTTACGAGACGCTGCTGGAAGACTGGTTCTTCCGCATGCACGATCCCACGACGGCCAATCGTCAGGGCAACGACATCGGCACGCAGTACCGAAGCGCGATCTTCTACACCACCGAGGCGCAGCGCGAAACGGCGGAACGCGTGAAGGCGCGGGTGCAGTCCAGTGGACTCTGGGCAAAACCGATCGTGACGGAGATCGTGCCCGAAGCCCGGTGGTGGAGCGCCGAGGGCTATCACCAGGATTATCTGCGGAAGAATCCTGGGGGGTACAGTTGTCACTACATGCGGTGA
- a CDS encoding rhomboid family intramembrane serine protease, with product MAKAPIARTARSRALPVSRSLKTQISTLGTTLGAFWLTFVANGMLGGALMQYGIVPRTVTGLRGILFAPFLHANLQHLIANTVPFVALGWMVMLRDARHFLPVTLFSMLGAGLFAWTLGAPGSVHIGASGVIFGYLGFLLLAGVYSRSVASILLSLVTAALWGGLVLGIAPGQAGISWQAHLGGFLGGILAARWFRKGR from the coding sequence ATGGCCAAGGCACCCATCGCCCGCACCGCCCGTTCGCGTGCGCTCCCGGTTTCCCGTTCGCTCAAGACCCAGATCTCGACGCTCGGCACCACGCTGGGTGCATTCTGGCTCACCTTCGTGGCGAACGGCATGCTCGGCGGCGCACTCATGCAATACGGCATCGTGCCGCGCACGGTCACCGGATTGCGCGGCATTCTGTTCGCGCCTTTTCTGCATGCCAACCTGCAGCATCTCATCGCCAACACCGTGCCGTTCGTGGCCCTGGGCTGGATGGTGATGCTGCGTGATGCGCGCCATTTCCTGCCGGTGACGCTGTTCTCGATGCTCGGTGCCGGCCTGTTCGCGTGGACCCTCGGTGCCCCGGGCTCGGTGCACATCGGCGCGAGCGGCGTGATCTTCGGCTATCTCGGATTTCTACTGCTGGCGGGTGTCTACTCACGCAGTGTGGCGAGCATTCTGCTCAGCCTCGTGACGGCCGCGCTCTGGGGCGGCCTCGTGCTCGGCATCGCGCCGGGCCAGGCGGGCATCAGTTGGCAGGCACACCTGGGAGGATTCCTGGGCGGGATTCTGGCGGCGCGGTGGTTTCGGAAGGGGCGGTGA
- a CDS encoding MFS transporter → MTPSSTPGPTAVRYDDDAMFSRIARRLLPLLFLCYIVAYLDRVNVGFAKLQMAAELEWSDAIYGFGAGIFFLGYFFFEVPSNLLLERFGARRWIARIMISWGIISSAFAFVDRIPWGPLPGWFGVEADAFGFYALRLLLGVAEAGFFPGIILYLTYWFPAARRARTVAWFMTAIAVANVVGGPLSGFIMNIFDGSGAWSGWRWLFVIEGIPSILMGVAVLRWLPDGPRQARWLSPRDCELVEHRLEADRAARAASTLVQGKEASHAGHDPATVKAAMTDRRVWALAFVYFAGTVSLYGVNFWMPTIIQELGIDRTAYFEIGLLSMIPWSIAGLAMVWAGAHSDRTGERRWHVAGALGLTATGLAVLSLVGHAIIPSLFGLVLVASGVLAFFATFWSLPTAFLQRSAAAAGIAWINSIGNLGGHFGPDLIGRVRAATGGTTGAFLALGTLAVLGAMVTLTVTKPSTVRSTPL, encoded by the coding sequence ATGACTCCGAGTTCCACCCCCGGCCCGACCGCGGTGCGGTACGACGACGATGCGATGTTCTCCCGCATCGCACGCCGCCTGCTGCCACTGCTCTTTCTCTGTTACATCGTCGCCTATCTCGATCGTGTGAACGTCGGCTTCGCCAAGCTGCAGATGGCGGCGGAGCTCGAATGGTCCGATGCGATCTACGGTTTCGGAGCCGGTATCTTCTTCCTCGGCTACTTCTTCTTCGAAGTGCCGAGCAATCTGCTGCTCGAACGGTTCGGCGCGCGGCGCTGGATCGCCCGCATCATGATCAGCTGGGGCATCATCTCGAGCGCGTTCGCCTTCGTGGATCGCATTCCGTGGGGACCACTGCCGGGATGGTTCGGTGTGGAGGCCGACGCGTTCGGTTTTTACGCGCTGCGTCTGCTGCTCGGTGTGGCCGAAGCGGGGTTCTTCCCGGGGATCATTCTCTATCTCACCTACTGGTTTCCCGCCGCACGCCGCGCGCGCACCGTGGCGTGGTTCATGACGGCCATCGCCGTGGCCAATGTCGTGGGCGGCCCGCTGTCGGGCTTCATCATGAACATCTTCGATGGCTCGGGCGCGTGGAGCGGATGGCGCTGGCTGTTCGTGATCGAAGGCATTCCGTCGATACTCATGGGGGTGGCCGTCCTGCGCTGGCTGCCCGACGGTCCCCGACAGGCACGCTGGCTGTCGCCCCGCGATTGTGAACTGGTGGAACATCGGCTCGAGGCCGACCGCGCCGCCCGTGCGGCCAGCACCCTGGTGCAGGGCAAGGAGGCTTCACACGCCGGCCACGATCCGGCCACGGTGAAAGCCGCCATGACCGATCGACGCGTGTGGGCGCTGGCGTTCGTGTATTTCGCGGGGACGGTCTCGCTCTATGGCGTGAATTTCTGGATGCCCACCATCATCCAGGAGCTCGGGATCGATCGTACGGCGTATTTCGAGATCGGTCTGCTGTCGATGATTCCCTGGAGCATTGCCGGGCTCGCGATGGTCTGGGCGGGCGCACACTCCGATCGCACGGGTGAGCGGCGGTGGCATGTGGCTGGCGCTCTGGGGCTGACGGCAACCGGTCTGGCAGTGCTTTCGCTGGTGGGACACGCCATCATCCCCTCGCTGTTCGGTCTCGTGCTCGTGGCCAGTGGTGTGCTGGCGTTTTTCGCGACCTTCTGGTCGCTCCCCACCGCCTTTCTGCAGCGGTCCGCGGCGGCGGCCGGTATCGCCTGGATCAACAGCATCGGCAACCTCGGCGGGCATTTCGGACCTGATCTCATCGGCCGTGTGCGCGCGGCAACGGGCGGGACGACGGGCGCCTTTCTCGCACTGGGCACACTGGCGGTGCTCGGTGCGATGGTGACGCTGACAGTGACCAAACCCTCCACGGTACGCTCGACCCCGCTGTAG
- a CDS encoding HDOD domain-containing protein translates to MPVRQRLSRILEGADFPALSKQIIDTLSALDDDAHSLQRLANVVLREYSLTLSVVRTANSVHYRRGARAIQSATHAMMMLGARTVRQLAGSLLLFENYARKSPELKELMLLSLLTANHARAAATRLQLQDPEEAHLCGMFRNLGEVLVAGHFPEDYTRIRALMADGAHSESAATRIVLGFPFADLGVEVSRHWGMPDSVVQGIRARATASASLSAAVTSFSHDLTQALYRLDGHTGDGPHAVEAVIEQHGARVKLTREQIGGIVTDAMEETRELFVNPQIATDRLRFRQLTTAARGALGESVTARDDDTPTATGPAGVIALRVRLRQEVEEKVDVASGAGVGEVLLLALEAVMRGGPFDRVLACLFTPDRLRLVARAGLGDGVEALLAQFDFPVSVRGGPIVTLTQQRQAVYLPADRALTTVELRWVQSMGLTQFGVFPLVVLGKIVGCIYCDRMGTAEVPDRATVRYAKSIADLVVDAIGRRRGS, encoded by the coding sequence ATGCCCGTCAGGCAGCGCCTGTCGCGCATTCTCGAAGGGGCCGATTTTCCGGCGCTGTCCAAGCAGATCATCGACACGCTGTCGGCGCTCGATGACGACGCGCATTCCCTGCAGCGTCTCGCGAACGTGGTCCTGCGGGAATACAGTCTGACCCTGTCGGTGGTGCGCACCGCCAACAGCGTGCACTACCGGCGCGGTGCCCGCGCGATCCAGAGCGCGACCCATGCCATGATGATGCTGGGCGCCCGCACCGTGCGGCAGTTGGCGGGCAGTCTGCTGCTGTTCGAGAACTACGCGCGCAAGTCGCCCGAGTTGAAGGAGCTGATGCTGCTGTCGCTGCTCACCGCCAACCATGCGCGGGCCGCGGCCACCCGGCTGCAGTTGCAGGATCCCGAAGAAGCGCATCTCTGCGGCATGTTCCGCAATCTCGGGGAAGTGCTGGTGGCCGGACATTTCCCCGAGGATTACACACGCATTCGTGCGCTCATGGCCGACGGGGCCCACAGCGAGAGTGCGGCCACGCGCATCGTGCTGGGGTTTCCCTTTGCCGATCTCGGGGTGGAAGTCTCACGTCATTGGGGCATGCCCGACAGCGTCGTGCAGGGGATCCGTGCACGCGCGACCGCTTCGGCATCCCTGTCGGCGGCGGTGACGTCGTTCAGTCACGATCTCACCCAGGCCCTGTATCGGCTGGACGGACACACCGGCGACGGCCCGCATGCCGTGGAGGCGGTGATCGAACAGCATGGCGCGCGCGTGAAGCTCACACGGGAACAGATCGGCGGGATCGTCACCGACGCGATGGAGGAAACGCGCGAGTTGTTCGTGAATCCGCAGATCGCCACCGACCGGTTGCGGTTCCGTCAGCTCACCACCGCTGCCCGTGGGGCACTGGGCGAGAGTGTCACGGCGCGTGATGATGACACCCCGACCGCGACGGGGCCGGCTGGGGTGATCGCGTTGCGGGTGCGGTTGCGGCAGGAAGTGGAGGAAAAAGTGGACGTGGCCTCGGGCGCCGGTGTGGGCGAAGTCCTGCTGCTCGCGCTCGAAGCCGTGATGCGCGGCGGGCCGTTCGATCGGGTGCTGGCCTGTCTCTTCACGCCCGATCGGCTGCGTCTGGTCGCGCGTGCCGGACTGGGCGACGGCGTCGAAGCGCTGCTCGCGCAATTCGATTTCCCCGTGTCGGTGCGCGGCGGTCCCATCGTCACGCTCACCCAGCAACGGCAGGCCGTGTATCTCCCGGCCGATCGTGCGTTGACCACGGTGGAATTGCGGTGGGTGCAGTCGATGGGCCTCACCCAGTTCGGTGTGTTCCCGCTGGTGGTCCTCGGCAAGATCGTGGGCTGCATCTATTGCGATCGCATGGGAACCGCCGAGGTGCCGGATCGGGCGACGGTACGGTATGCGAAGTCCATCGCCGATCTGGTGGTGGATGCCATCGGGAGGCGGCGGGGGAGCTGA